In the Bartonella apihabitans genome, CAATCTGGCTTAAACAAAGTTAATAACCGGTTAAAGCAACAAATCTTTTAAAAGCGGTATAAGCGGCTTGTCGGCAGGAGGCATTTCATAATGATCGAGATCTTCAGCCCGAACCCATTTGAGATTTTGACCTTCTGCTCCCCTTGCTGTTCCTTGATAGCGCCGACAAATATAAAGCGGCATCAGTAAATGGAATTTTTCGTAAGAATAGCTTGCAAAAGTGAAGGGCGAAAGGCAATCCTCTTTCACTTTAATTGCCAATTCTTCGTCGAGCTCGCGGATAAGTGCCTGTTCAGGCGTTTCTCCGGGTTCCAATTTACCTCCGGGAAATTCCCATAGTCCGGCCAGTGATTTACCTTTCGGCCGTTCGGCCAGCAAAACCCGATTATCTTCATCGATCAAGGCGCAGGCAACCACGATGAGGATTGTTTTCAGATTTGTCAAACGCCTGGTCTCCA is a window encoding:
- the mutT gene encoding 8-oxo-dGTP diphosphatase MutT, whose product is MTNLKTILIVVACALIDEDNRVLLAERPKGKSLAGLWEFPGGKLEPGETPEQALIRELDEELAIKVKEDCLSPFTFASYSYEKFHLLMPLYICRRYQGTARGAEGQNLKWVRAEDLDHYEMPPADKPLIPLLKDLLL